Proteins encoded by one window of Blastopirellula marina:
- a CDS encoding spermidine synthase, protein MTNNPKNLVYGWVLPLAVLWSAFLLFQVQPLISKTILPWFGGSPTVWTTCMLFFQVVLFAGYLYAHLLATYVPKRWQGVIHAGLMIAALLLMPISPSDDWKPTADVWPPGYILLLLATHLGLPYFLLAANGPLLQHWFSQLAPGKTPYRLYALSNIGSLAALLTYPFLVEPNWTLPTQSGAWSWGYAGFALLLIPIAVAIVRNQGDPQNVAEPNDECSDEPVPGWKTLAAWLALPAFACVMLLATTNHVCQDMAVVPFLWVVPLSLYLLTFIFCFDGEGWYRRSWLGWMAIGSIVLISALQLLGGMLDIGWMAVSYFGAMFFVCMICHGELVRLKPSTRHLTLYYLMISGGGALGGMFVSLVCPLIFSQYYEMPLSLMVAFGLAMFVTVSSLEKRFGAIPLWSMGLMFCGMLVMLSGQLRSFQSHYLESQRNFYGVLSIGEVPTNDGQPILAMYHGRIMHGFQYQADAKQSEPTSYYARNTGVGLTMARLPKQNERRVGVVGLGAGTLATYGNQGDYYRFYEINDDVIEMAKQHFTFLKDCKAQHDLVLGDARLALEREPDQQFDLLVLDAFSGDAIPTHLLTREAFRIYQRHLAEGGVLAIHVSNKHLDLRPVVLGTCEEFDLETLYITTAPDAATQQTGSQWIIASKNHQFLSDDTMQSAATQLGPHMVYAKPWTDNFSNLLEVLK, encoded by the coding sequence GTGACGAACAATCCGAAGAATCTTGTCTATGGATGGGTGCTCCCACTGGCTGTCTTGTGGAGCGCCTTTCTGCTCTTTCAGGTGCAGCCGCTGATCAGCAAGACGATTCTTCCTTGGTTCGGCGGAAGTCCTACGGTGTGGACAACCTGTATGTTGTTTTTTCAGGTCGTTCTGTTTGCCGGTTATCTGTATGCCCACTTGCTAGCTACCTATGTGCCAAAGCGGTGGCAAGGCGTCATTCACGCAGGGCTGATGATCGCAGCTCTTTTGCTCATGCCAATTTCACCCAGCGATGACTGGAAGCCGACGGCCGATGTTTGGCCCCCTGGGTATATCCTGTTGCTGCTGGCCACCCATCTTGGACTGCCGTACTTCCTGCTGGCGGCTAACGGACCGCTGCTTCAGCATTGGTTTAGCCAGTTGGCCCCCGGCAAAACCCCCTACCGACTTTATGCCCTGTCGAATATCGGCTCGCTGGCAGCGTTGCTGACCTATCCCTTTCTGGTGGAACCCAATTGGACGCTGCCGACCCAATCGGGAGCATGGAGTTGGGGGTACGCTGGGTTTGCATTGCTACTTATCCCGATCGCCGTTGCTATTGTTCGCAATCAAGGTGACCCTCAAAACGTTGCTGAACCAAACGACGAATGCTCAGACGAGCCGGTGCCCGGCTGGAAAACGCTTGCCGCCTGGTTGGCGCTGCCGGCGTTTGCCTGTGTGATGCTTTTGGCCACAACCAACCATGTCTGCCAGGACATGGCCGTGGTGCCGTTCTTGTGGGTCGTGCCGTTGAGTCTCTACCTACTGACGTTCATCTTTTGCTTCGATGGCGAAGGTTGGTATCGACGAAGCTGGCTGGGCTGGATGGCGATTGGCAGCATTGTGCTGATCAGTGCGTTGCAGCTGTTGGGTGGTATGCTCGACATTGGCTGGATGGCCGTGTCTTATTTCGGAGCGATGTTCTTTGTCTGTATGATCTGCCACGGAGAACTGGTTCGTTTGAAGCCGTCGACGCGGCATTTGACGCTTTACTACCTGATGATTTCTGGTGGCGGCGCTCTGGGTGGGATGTTCGTATCCCTGGTGTGCCCTCTCATCTTCTCGCAGTATTACGAAATGCCACTCAGTTTGATGGTGGCCTTTGGATTGGCAATGTTTGTTACCGTTAGTTCGCTCGAGAAACGTTTTGGGGCGATTCCCCTCTGGTCGATGGGACTAATGTTCTGCGGCATGCTGGTGATGCTGTCCGGACAGTTGCGTTCGTTCCAGTCTCACTATCTTGAGTCGCAGCGGAACTTTTATGGTGTGCTCAGTATTGGCGAGGTTCCGACCAACGACGGTCAACCGATTCTGGCGATGTACCATGGGCGTATCATGCACGGCTTTCAATACCAGGCCGATGCCAAGCAAAGCGAACCAACCTCCTACTATGCCCGAAACACAGGCGTCGGTTTGACGATGGCTCGATTGCCCAAGCAGAACGAAAGACGCGTGGGCGTGGTTGGTCTTGGGGCCGGAACGTTGGCTACCTACGGTAATCAAGGAGATTACTATCGCTTCTACGAGATCAATGACGACGTTATCGAAATGGCGAAGCAGCATTTCACCTTTCTGAAAGACTGCAAAGCCCAGCATGACCTGGTGCTGGGTGATGCCCGGTTGGCTTTGGAACGCGAGCCAGATCAACAGTTCGACTTGTTGGTGCTCGATGCATTCAGCGGCGATGCGATTCCAACTCACTTGCTGACGCGGGAAGCATTTCGGATCTACCAGCGGCACTTGGCTGAAGGAGGTGTCCTCGCAATTCACGTGAGCAACAAGCATCTCGACCTACGGCCGGTTGTGTTGGGGACGTGTGAAGAGTTCGACTTGGAAACGCTTTACATCACCACCGCGCCGGATGCCGCCACGCAGCAGACAGGTTCTCAGTGGATCATTGCGTCGAAGAATCACCAGTTCCTCTCGGATGACACGATGCAGTCCGCCGCGACGCAGTTGGGGCCGCACATGGTCTATGCTAAGCCCTGGACAGATAACTTCAGTAACCTACTTGAAGTGTTGAAGTAG
- a CDS encoding protein-L-isoaspartate(D-aspartate) O-methyltransferase, protein MKLDQQRDEMLSLLRQRGITNQAVLQAMHDVPREEFVLASFRDDAYADSALPLTHKQTISQPLIVALMAQVLELQPSDRVLEVGTGSGYAAAVLGQLAKEVYTVERIGDLAITAAETIRRLGIRNVHVRFGDGLKGWPEEGSYDAIAVAAGGDRVPSALFEQLAVGGRLVMPLGPVQDSQKLIRIRKVGEDRYKEDDFGGVRFVPLLPETD, encoded by the coding sequence ATGAAACTCGATCAGCAACGTGACGAGATGCTGAGCCTGCTCAGGCAGCGGGGGATTACCAACCAGGCAGTGCTCCAGGCCATGCATGACGTACCGCGTGAAGAGTTCGTCCTGGCTTCTTTCCGGGACGATGCTTACGCCGATTCAGCGTTACCGCTGACCCATAAGCAGACTATCTCTCAGCCTCTGATAGTGGCTCTCATGGCACAGGTACTCGAGCTTCAGCCGTCTGATCGCGTGTTGGAGGTAGGCACCGGAAGCGGCTATGCAGCAGCGGTTTTGGGACAACTTGCCAAAGAAGTGTATACCGTTGAACGTATCGGGGACTTAGCAATCACAGCAGCGGAAACGATCCGCAGGTTAGGGATTCGCAACGTTCACGTACGTTTTGGAGACGGACTAAAGGGATGGCCCGAGGAAGGGTCCTATGACGCGATCGCCGTCGCGGCCGGAGGAGATCGGGTTCCTAGTGCATTATTCGAACAGTTGGCCGTTGGCGGACGGCTGGTTATGCCGCTAGGCCCGGTGCAGGATTCACAGAAGTTAATACGAATTCGCAAGGTGGGTGAAGATCGTTACAAGGAAGACGATTTCGGCGGAGTTCGTTTCGTTCCTCTCTTACCAGAAACGGACTGA
- a CDS encoding DUF1549 domain-containing protein, with amino-acid sequence MNHEDPIIDPLLEELLGQQQMPDLTAHIVKAHQQRQSQGNSGVNGHAKAPLSMVIAAAAQAAPENPTAEVPSQRTSTAKRRMQRQRLLTAIGSLALSLCLLVVLSGVAYIGYQQLMPGQGTPLAADGDKTPSAGARDTDVATDKGPQLASNNGPQSSDIPPPQAMPEPGPQMPQVIESVDATALADKAAPRFVQPRSRGSLELSDDQVVGQINEAIASAWKAENVKPSPAATDHEFVRRTYLQLLGRIPTVDEIEQFVSQRRDDKREWLVDQILSGDQYEAEFASFWSARFANILVGRAGGMTEDSPIDRSSLEGYLAKQFEKNRPYNLLVQDLLTATGTTSPGSESFNPATNFLVSMIDGDAKLATAKTCTAFLGQQLQCAECHNHPTTGWSQQQFWGLNAFFRQTKLAKDRQSGQLAILDQDFSKSRDSDSGEVYYEQPNGLLKVAYPQFVDGTTIPRSGKVSEVDRRQELAQLIVNSDQFPKATVNRMWQHFFGVGFTQPVDDMGPHNPASHPELLNQLSEHFAESNFDLRRLMRWITLSQPYGLSSRQIDENLADNPDAGQQLFARYYSRQMEAEQLFHSLQMLAKSPAEGKNAIIASVDDRHSWLGQVNQKMGDDEDSETSALDGGITQSLLIMNGGLMKQATDAQAAVLNKVTASKMSSHDKVEHLFLAALSRRPTKQELSAISEILKTRDNEAAALQDIWWALLNSNEFILDH; translated from the coding sequence CGACCGCCGAAGTCCCATCTCAAAGAACGAGTACGGCCAAGCGTCGCATGCAGCGGCAGCGTCTTTTGACCGCGATCGGATCACTGGCACTTAGTCTCTGTCTGCTAGTGGTTCTCAGTGGAGTGGCCTACATCGGTTATCAGCAACTCATGCCAGGGCAAGGCACGCCGCTCGCCGCCGACGGGGACAAAACCCCGTCGGCTGGCGCCCGCGACACTGATGTTGCTACCGACAAGGGGCCACAGCTGGCTTCCAATAATGGTCCGCAGTCGAGTGACATTCCACCACCACAAGCGATGCCTGAGCCTGGGCCTCAGATGCCCCAAGTGATCGAGTCCGTCGATGCGACGGCCCTGGCGGATAAGGCGGCTCCTCGCTTCGTGCAGCCTCGCTCGCGTGGCAGCTTAGAGCTTTCTGACGATCAGGTTGTTGGCCAAATCAACGAGGCGATCGCTTCGGCGTGGAAGGCCGAGAACGTGAAGCCTTCGCCGGCTGCTACCGATCACGAGTTTGTCCGTCGTACTTATTTGCAGTTGCTGGGGCGTATTCCCACGGTCGATGAAATCGAACAGTTCGTCAGCCAGCGTCGCGATGACAAACGCGAATGGCTGGTCGATCAAATCTTGTCAGGCGATCAGTACGAAGCGGAGTTCGCCTCGTTCTGGAGTGCTCGTTTTGCAAATATCCTGGTCGGACGTGCCGGGGGGATGACCGAAGACAGCCCTATCGATCGTTCCTCTTTGGAAGGCTACCTGGCCAAGCAATTCGAGAAGAACAGGCCTTACAACTTGCTTGTCCAAGACCTCCTGACGGCGACTGGAACCACGAGTCCCGGAAGCGAAAGCTTCAATCCGGCGACGAACTTCCTGGTCAGCATGATCGACGGAGATGCCAAGCTGGCAACTGCCAAGACCTGCACGGCGTTTCTCGGCCAACAACTGCAATGTGCCGAGTGCCACAACCACCCGACCACTGGCTGGAGCCAACAGCAGTTCTGGGGACTGAATGCGTTTTTCCGTCAAACCAAGTTGGCCAAAGATCGCCAGTCAGGGCAGCTGGCGATTCTTGACCAAGACTTCTCCAAGAGTCGCGATTCCGACTCCGGCGAAGTCTACTACGAACAGCCCAATGGCCTTTTGAAAGTGGCCTATCCGCAATTCGTGGATGGAACGACCATTCCACGCTCCGGCAAAGTTTCCGAAGTCGATCGTCGGCAAGAATTGGCCCAGTTGATCGTCAACTCGGATCAATTCCCCAAGGCGACCGTGAATCGCATGTGGCAGCACTTCTTTGGGGTTGGCTTCACGCAGCCGGTCGATGATATGGGGCCGCATAATCCGGCTTCTCATCCCGAGCTATTGAATCAACTCTCCGAGCATTTCGCCGAGTCGAACTTCGACCTCCGTCGGTTGATGCGGTGGATCACGCTGTCGCAGCCCTACGGACTTTCGAGCCGACAGATCGACGAGAACCTGGCCGATAACCCGGATGCAGGTCAGCAACTGTTTGCTCGCTACTATTCGCGGCAGATGGAGGCTGAGCAACTCTTCCACTCGTTGCAAATGCTGGCCAAGAGCCCTGCTGAGGGGAAGAATGCGATTATCGCTTCGGTCGATGATCGCCACAGCTGGCTGGGTCAGGTCAATCAAAAGATGGGAGACGACGAGGATAGCGAAACGTCAGCCCTGGACGGCGGCATCACACAGTCGCTGTTGATCATGAATGGTGGTCTCATGAAACAGGCTACCGACGCTCAGGCCGCTGTTCTGAATAAGGTTACGGCCTCGAAGATGTCGTCGCACGACAAGGTTGAGCACCTGTTCCTGGCGGCCCTGTCGCGTCGGCCCACCAAGCAGGAATTGTCTGCGATCAGCGAGATTCTGAAGACGCGAGACAACGAAGCAGCTGCCTTACAGGATATCTGGTGGGCACTCTTGAACAGCAACGAGTTCATTCTCGATCATTGA
- a CDS encoding sensor histidine kinase, producing MSSQSLSNPSQSSDDTAGARSAGSHLGDVSKLPPLSPEAQASLWRYIDHLERWRQSIGFEIHDGLTQQITAALLFLESYQKDQHDSTSLERCRAILEEALAESRRLIQGLNPKRLDEDGIEAALQDFIVLPSLSSAQIDVHVDKNLPRLAPWQRSNLFRFFQESITNARKHSEATKIDVSLLQQEHNLVASVKDDGIGFDVDSVELTSHGLIGLKQKADLLEGKLSIESAPERGTKVELSIPNNVFID from the coding sequence ATGAGTTCCCAATCCCTTTCCAACCCATCACAATCTTCAGATGATACCGCCGGGGCTCGCTCCGCGGGCTCGCATCTTGGTGACGTGTCCAAACTACCACCATTGAGCCCCGAAGCCCAGGCGAGTTTATGGCGGTATATCGACCATTTGGAACGGTGGCGGCAATCGATTGGTTTCGAGATTCACGACGGCCTCACTCAGCAGATTACGGCCGCGCTGCTCTTTCTTGAGTCGTACCAGAAAGATCAACACGATTCGACTTCCCTCGAACGTTGTCGAGCCATACTTGAAGAAGCACTCGCCGAGTCACGGCGTCTGATCCAAGGCCTAAACCCTAAGCGCCTCGATGAGGATGGAATCGAAGCCGCCTTGCAAGACTTCATCGTACTTCCTTCCCTTTCCAGCGCTCAGATCGATGTGCATGTCGACAAGAATCTGCCGCGACTGGCTCCTTGGCAGCGATCGAACCTCTTTCGCTTCTTTCAAGAGTCGATCACCAACGCGAGAAAACACAGCGAGGCCACCAAGATTGACGTTTCGCTCCTTCAACAAGAGCACAATCTTGTCGCCAGCGTGAAAGATGACGGTATCGGCTTCGATGTCGATTCGGTCGAACTGACCAGTCATGGTCTGATTGGCCTGAAACAAAAGGCCGATCTCCTGGAGGGTAAGCTGTCGATCGAAAGTGCCCCCGAACGTGGTACCAAGGTCGAGCTCAGCATTCCGAACAATGTTTTCATTGATTAA
- the panD gene encoding aspartate 1-decarboxylase: protein MLRTFLRSKIHRATVTQADLDYVGSITIDSDLLEAAQILPHEQVDVLNVTNGQRLTTYAIPGEAGSGVIGINGAAAHLVSPGDLVIIVCYAQYTAEEIEGHQPRVILVDEANRMTDCIVESDSMNSST, encoded by the coding sequence ATGCTACGTACTTTCCTTCGATCCAAAATTCACCGCGCGACCGTGACCCAGGCCGACCTGGATTACGTGGGTAGCATCACCATTGATTCCGACTTGCTGGAAGCGGCTCAAATTCTACCGCACGAGCAGGTCGACGTCCTGAATGTGACCAATGGCCAACGGCTGACCACCTACGCAATCCCTGGCGAGGCGGGTTCCGGTGTCATAGGCATCAACGGTGCGGCGGCTCATCTCGTGAGCCCTGGCGACCTGGTCATTATTGTCTGCTATGCCCAGTACACGGCGGAAGAAATCGAAGGGCACCAGCCTCGAGTCATTCTGGTCGATGAAGCGAATCGGATGACCGACTGCATCGTTGAATCGGATTCGATGAACTCTTCTACCTGA
- a CDS encoding PP2C family protein-serine/threonine phosphatase, which yields MAFTLVLGLAALFQLVAVLMALRLNTIYRRRYAWLFISGAGILMALWIGAGIVDTIQHPPGNITWEPTLWVQTLATLLTAILFFAGISTIEPLFKENEAARALLASENALLNREVQHSREEMMLAQRVQSNLLPKSAPAVRGLDIAFLSRPAEWTSGDYFDFVEPDDNTLIVTVADVCGHGIGPALLMTTSRSYFRGIAKTRKQCQPILNTWNNAIAEDVEDGDFMTALVVRLDLKERQIEYLGAGQNGLLIHDDGTFEELERSGPPLGIINNFDYPCPDCIPLRSGQILVLCTDGIHETEGKDGSQFGTHRIADLLSMHRELTATQMVKRLDIEVRNFAAAPKAHDDLTAVIIKIA from the coding sequence ATGGCATTCACCTTAGTTTTGGGGCTCGCCGCCCTGTTTCAATTGGTCGCAGTCCTGATGGCGCTGCGTCTGAACACCATCTACCGTCGTCGGTACGCATGGCTCTTCATCTCTGGTGCCGGCATTTTGATGGCCCTTTGGATTGGTGCCGGCATCGTCGATACGATTCAGCACCCGCCTGGCAACATCACGTGGGAGCCGACACTGTGGGTTCAAACGCTGGCCACGCTGCTGACCGCGATTCTTTTCTTTGCGGGCATCAGCACGATTGAACCACTCTTCAAGGAAAACGAAGCGGCCAGGGCGTTATTGGCGAGCGAAAACGCCCTGTTGAATCGTGAAGTACAGCATAGCCGGGAAGAGATGATGCTCGCGCAGCGTGTTCAGTCGAATTTGCTTCCCAAGTCGGCTCCTGCCGTCCGTGGGCTCGATATCGCGTTCCTATCTCGACCGGCAGAATGGACCAGTGGAGATTACTTTGATTTCGTTGAACCTGACGACAATACACTGATCGTCACGGTGGCCGATGTTTGCGGCCACGGTATTGGCCCCGCCTTGCTGATGACGACTTCGCGTTCCTATTTCCGCGGGATCGCTAAGACACGCAAGCAGTGCCAACCCATCCTCAATACCTGGAACAACGCAATTGCCGAAGACGTGGAAGATGGCGATTTCATGACGGCACTGGTTGTAAGACTCGACTTGAAGGAGCGACAAATCGAGTACCTCGGGGCAGGCCAGAACGGTCTGCTCATTCACGACGACGGCACCTTTGAAGAGCTCGAGCGAAGTGGGCCACCACTGGGAATCATCAATAACTTCGATTATCCGTGCCCTGACTGTATCCCCCTGAGATCGGGGCAGATCTTGGTGCTTTGCACCGATGGAATTCACGAAACCGAAGGGAAAGATGGTTCGCAATTTGGAACCCACCGTATCGCCGATCTGCTTTCAATGCACCGCGAGCTGACCGCAACCCAAATGGTAAAGCGGCTGGATATCGAGGTACGCAACTTTGCCGCAGCACCCAAGGCCCATGATGACCTGACGGCGGTCATCATCAAAATCGCGTAG
- a CDS encoding nuclear transport factor 2 family protein, with product MLAHDREIVVYATASVEADVMSVLRQFADAYACRDKGRLLGLFCSDRDAVVLGSGSDERNVGAAAIWGQVRRDWEQTDTLRMRFGWRSVSTMGQVAWLATDCYLYVQAGYRKAEVPLRITAVMIQNQHGWQIAQLHYSSPISVESEADTCVE from the coding sequence ATGCTCGCGCATGACAGGGAGATTGTCGTGTACGCAACTGCTTCTGTCGAAGCGGATGTGATGAGTGTGCTGCGCCAGTTCGCAGATGCTTATGCATGCCGCGATAAGGGGAGATTGTTAGGCCTGTTTTGTTCCGATCGAGATGCTGTGGTCCTGGGAAGTGGAAGCGACGAGCGAAACGTCGGTGCCGCGGCCATTTGGGGTCAGGTACGCCGAGATTGGGAACAAACAGATACTCTCCGGATGCGATTTGGATGGAGAAGTGTTTCGACGATGGGTCAGGTCGCCTGGCTCGCCACCGATTGCTACCTCTATGTTCAAGCCGGATACCGGAAAGCCGAAGTGCCCCTGCGAATTACAGCCGTCATGATTCAAAATCAACACGGTTGGCAAATTGCTCAGCTTCATTACTCCTCGCCCATTAGCGTGGAATCCGAAGCCGATACCTGCGTGGAATAG